CCGCGCAGGGGGAAAGGTCCTTGTAGGTGACCGAGCCCCGGAGCCGCTGGGCGCCGCGCCGGCACGAGCCGGCCAGCACCATCACGTCGTCGGCCGTGACCGACTTCGGGAGGCGCACGAGATGCTCCTGGGAGGAAACGACCATCAGAAGGGGATGTCCGCGTCGGTGTCGTAGCGCCCGGCCATCGCCTCGCGCGCCAGGCGCATGTCCTCCAGCTTCCCGGCAAGCTGAGCCGCTACAATCAGGGTGCAGGACCTGGAAGCGAGCTGAGTGAGGTATGCCGGCCCACCGACCTCGCCCAAATCGTCGTTGCACTCGAAATAGTCGCGTAGTGCCTCCGTCGTCGGCGCTACGCCCTTGCCATGCAGCAGCTCGATCGCATCCCAGATGCGCTGATGGACGGGGTCCACGAACACGCGCCGGGACACGTCCTGCACGAGGATGCGGAAGAATTCGGTATGAGCGAGGACTGAGCCGAGGACCAGCTGCTCCGCCTCGATGTCCGAGGGTGGCACGTTCAGGGCGGCGCGCCCCTGCAGGTAGTCCACGATCTTCCGGATGTGCCGGTCGCCCAGGATGGCCGTCTGGGACGCCGACGCATCCGAGCCGCGATCTTCAATCCGCAGCATGATGCGGCCGTGCGTACCGTCGCTCTCCGGCCCAAGAATGATGCGGCCGGTCGAACCGGTCAGGATGAGTGCATTCGCCATGTCAGGCGGCCTCCGGGTTCGGGATCTTTCGGAGGTGCGCCGGCTGACGCGGGCACACCGGGTTCTTGCAGGCCCGCTCCGCGGTGGCGGGGCAGGCGCAGGTGCCGGGGGAAGGGTCCGCGGCGGGAGGCACGGGCGCGGCCACCACCTCGTAGGAGGTCACCACGACCTTGCGGACGCCCACGGCAGCGAGCATGCCGGGGCCGGGGTGGCGGTTGCCTTTCATCGCCTCGTGCACGTCCTGGCGGGGCAGGCCGTACTTCCTGGCGAAGGCGCTCTCCCCGCCTGCCTCGCGCACGGCGCGGTTCAGGCGGCCCAGCACGTCGGGCCAAGCGATGACTGTCACGTCCGCCCTCCCGTAGTCCGGCGGATCGGGCGCGCCACGTCCGGGCAGAGGGTGAGCGGTTGGGCGCTCACCTCTACCAGGGCACCCATAGCGGCCGGCATGCGCAGCTCCGACTGCACCGCTACGAAGATCGCGGCCGCCGCGGGCGGCACGCCGAGGAGAAGGGCGGCGCTGGTGGCCCAGGGAAGGAAGGGGCGCATCAGGTGGCGCTCACCTGGGACATCGCCGCCGCGTGTTCGTCGGGCGTGGCGTGCGGGTAGCGATACATGCCGAGGTAGTGGTTGCAGAACCGCTCGGCGCCGCCGGTCGCGTGCAAGGCGGCGAAGATGTAATAGGCGCCGGAGAGCAGCGTGCGCGCCTCCTCCAGCATGCGGCTGATCTCTTCGCGCGGGTGCTCGAAATCCTCCACGTCCGATACGAGACGAGACGCGCCAGCAAGGCAGAGGAACGCCCCGGCCGGGCTTCTGGGCCGCACGGTGGGCAGCAGGCGCCACAGCGCGTCCATGCGGGCGCCGGCGACCTGCGAAGCCAGCTTCTCGTGCAGCGTTTCTGCCATCTTCGTGGACCAGGCCTCCTCCGCGCAGTCCGCCTGGATGAAGTCCGGCAGCAGGGCGGCGGCAGGGCACGGCGGCAGCGGGCGGAGCGAGCCCACTTGGTCCGTCCCGATGAAGAGGACGATGTCCTTCGCCCAACTCTCGGCGATGGTGCCGTTCAGCTGATAGCTGCCGTCAGGGTCCCGCATTTCGGCTCTCGCCGCCCGCGCCTTGGCAGCGAACCCGGCCTGGGAACGCGGCTCGAAGTTGGTCACCGCGTCGCGGCTCCTGGCGTAGGCAAGCCAGTGCGGGCAATCGTCCCGGCCGCTCCCGCGCTCGTTCATCGCGGCGATGAACGCGGCATGCCCATCGCAGACGCGGATCCCCTCGGCATCGTCGGCCGTCGCATCCGCCTGCGCCCGCAGCTCGTGCTCCACGCGGCGGGCGATGGCGAAGGTGGCGTCGTCGGAGGAGTAAACGCCGGGGCTGCGGTGCTGGTCCTCGATGACGAAGGCGAGGGCGTCAGCCATGTGACCGGGGGAGAGCGGGACCGCAATCGCGGCCAGCCGCGCCTTCAGCACGTTCTCGACCGCGATCCAGCGATCCACCCAGGGCTGCGCCTCCTCGTCGGTCACGCCCCAGGAGCCGCGCGCCGGCTGCTGCGTGTCGATGCCGTCCAGGCGGTGCAGCAGCCCGAAGATCGCCTCGACCGTCGTCGCGCCGGGCAGGTCCCTCTCGATCGCCTCCAGCAGGGGGCGCGGATCGAACTGGCCCGGCTGCACACGCTGTTCCACCGCGGGCGCAGCGGCGACTTCCTTCGCCCTCGGCACGCGAATGGCGTCCCGGACACCGGACGCACTTTTCCCACCCGCCCTGGAGGCGGTATCAGTCCTCACAGCCATTGATCGGAGGCTCCTGGCCTATCGCGGTTGATGGTCAGGGCCGTTGGGGGAGCACCACCTCCGCCAGCGGCCCGCTTCGCCTGGGATCACCCGCCCAGGCGGCGGGGTCTCAGGCGGCGACGCTCTCCGGCTCGGAGGGTGGCAGGCCAAGGGCGGCGCGGCGCAGTGCGCGGAAGCGGGCGCCGGCGTCGAAGAAGGTGGTGGAGGTGGGGGCGAGCATCACCTGCTCGGTCAGGTCGAGGCGGCCCGACATTGCCCAGTAGTCGCCGTCCATGCGGACGAGCCAGCCGCCCTGGCCCTGCTGCGCGAGGCGGTACCCGGCGTCGTGCTGGTCTGCCTCACAAGGCATGCCGCCGCGGGTCAGGCTGACGTGGCGGCCATCATCGGCGAGGACAATGTAGGTGGTGGGCACGGGCAGTTCCCTCGGTGGGTGCCCCCATAGTGATGCGCTAGAATTGGCGCGTCAAGCGTGAACGCGCCAAAAATATCGCGCTAGAGATCGGTGGCGCGATCCATGAGCACGCTGATGACCCGTGAGGTGATGAGTACGTCTGGCTCCCCGGCCTGGTGGAAGGCTGCGTGATCCCAGTCCTGGGTGGCGAAGCTACCGTTCGGCGAGGCGACCGGCGCGGCGCCCTGCGGGATGACGATGGGCGCCTGAAAGGCGGGGTCGGTGCTTCTGGGCCACAGGACGTGACGCCCTTCCTCGTCCATCTGGTACTCCTTCACTGTCGCCTCGAACCCGCCGAGTTGGACACTTCGGCGCATGACGATGACGTCGTCGCCAGTCTTGGGGCCCCGCAGCAGGTCGTAATAGCGGACGCAGATCAGCATGGAGCCGGGGGGATATACCCTGTCCATGGATCGCCCTCTGACGAGAAGCCCGAAGCGTTCCGCCCCCTTGGGAAGGCGCGGGTCTGTTGGGGCCTGGATTTCGATCCAGTCGCCCGGATCCCACTCCAGAGCGTCCGTCCATACGCCTGCCTGCACAGCGCCCTTCACGAAGACAGTCTCCATCTGAAGGACGCCCGGCCGGCCGTCTTGAGGCGCTGCCGCCAGTAGGAAGTAGCTGGGCGGCACTTTGAGCGCGCTGGCGAGCTTCGCCAATGTCTGCGGACGGGGCGAGTGCCCCTTCTGAATATTGCGGAGCGCGTGCTCATTCACGCCGGCCTGACGCATGGTCTCCCGTTCACTCCAGCCCATGACGTCCATCCGCTCTCTGATGCGGCGGATCAGCATCTCTAGCTCGTTTTCCATGCGCGGTTTTTAGCGCAGGGCCTTGCGGCTGGCTTGCGCCAACCCTATCGTGCCACTGAGACAAAAATGGCGCGGAGGCCGCATGCGGCTCACAGACGAGCTGGTGGTCCTGGCGGAGAGGTTCGCCGCGATCACAGGCAGGAGCGAGGCCACGGTAGCGAACTTGGCCGGCCGGGATACGCACTTCTTTACCCGGCTCCGGGGCGAGGGGTCCTGCACGGTCGACACCTTTGAGCGGGTCAAGGAGTGGTTCTCCTCGAACTGGCCCGAGGGCGCGCCCTGGCCGAAGAAGATCGCCCGGCCTCGCGCACGGGTGGCGGCATGACCGCGCCCATCCAACCTGCCGGCGTCAGGATGCAGGTCAGTTCCTGCCCGTCACCACCCCTGCGGACGGCGGCGGTCACGCCGAGCACGATCCGTTCCCCCACGAACTCCACCGGCAGGCGGCGCGGCAGCATCTCGGCGCGCGCGGCCATCAGCCGCCAGATCAGCGTCTCCAGCTCCGCAGGGCCCAGGTCCCGCCCGGCTACCCGCGAGGTCTGCCCGTCGACGCCGACCAGCACCTCCACCCCATTCGTCGTCTCGCTCATCACTGCCTCCGTGGCTGATGCGCGGACCCTCTCCCAACCCGCCAGCCCTGCATATTGGAACCGTTCCAATGCGGGCGCCCTCACCGCCGGAGCCCTCGCATGAGCGAGCATCACCCCGTGGACATGCCGCTGAAGGTGGCGACCCGGCTGCTCATCGAGAAGGTCGGAGGCCTGGAGGCGGCGGCCAGCTGCACCCGTATCGGCAAGAGCCAGATCGCAAACTGCTACAGCCCGACCTCGGACCAGCATCTGCCGATCGACGTGGTCTGCCGGCTGGAGGAGATCGCCGGCGAGCCGCTCGTGACGAAGGAACTCGCCCGCCGGTCGCGCCACCGGCTGGAGCGCCTGGACGACGGCAAGCCGGGCGACGCCATGAAGCACGTCGCCGCGGTGGCTACCGAGATGAATGACGTGCTCGCCGCGATGGCCGCGGGTATGTCGGACGGGCGGCTCTGCGCTGAGGACCTGGGGCGGCTGCAGCGGGAGCTGCTGGACGTGTCGGTCCGGGCGGCGGCGGCTGCGGCGGCCATGGTGCCCTGCCAGGAGGGCACGGCATGAGGCTCGCCGACCGGATCGTCGCGGCTGGCCGCGACAAGCGCCACCCGCTCCAGCCGGACTATCAGCGCCTCGCCCAGGCAATCGCGCCGGCCTTGCACCTTGAAGTCACGCCACCGGCAGGGCGCCTTGCCGCCGTGATGGGATCGTCGGACGCCGCTTGGCTGCGCGACGTGCATTGCCTCGCGGTAGCCCCCGCCGAGGTGGTCTGGATCGAGTGGGACGGGGTAAGCAGCGCCTTCTACGGCGTGTCGGATCCGCTGGAGCCCGGTCAGATCAAACCGAGCCGGTGCGGCCTGCTGATCGAGACCGACGCATCCCGCCAGCGCGGCACTGTCACGCAGGCCTGGTACGGCACCGGCCCGGACGGCCGACACTCCATCGAGGTCTCGCCGCTCTGCGTCACCTTCGACTTCCGTCCGGAGCCTGGGCCGGTGCCCACGCTGGCCAGGGCTGACAGGTCCGCGCCGCTGTTTCCCGGTGGCGTGCGCACCCGAGCGGACAAGATGATCCAGGCGCAGCTCAGCACCCTGAGCAAGGAGGAGGTCCACGACGAGCTGGACCGCTTCGGCTTCATCCCGAACGACCGGATGCGGGTATTCCAGGACGCCCTGGATGCGGCGGCCCGACAGAACCCGGTGGCGGCCTTCATGCGCTTCCAAGGCATCGTCCGGGACTGGCACGGCGAAACGAACTTCATGCACGCCTTGCTGGTGTGCCTGAACGCGAAAGGCGCCATCTGGATCGGTGAGCGTGAGGACGTGGAGACGCAGAACAGGGCGCGGCGCCGGCTGGGCAGGCCGTCTCTGTTGCCGTTCTCGCCGATCGAGGCGGTTGAGGTGCCTGCTTGACCCAGGACGCCCGGCCGGAACCTCTCACGCCGCCAGATTGCGACCTACGGGACTTCCAGCACATGCAGCTGGACGTGCGGCGGCTGCTCACCAGCGAAACTTGGGTGCTGGGAACCGCCGAGGAGAAAGTGGCAGCTCTCACCCTGTGGCTGGAGAGCTGGCACCAGCAGCCCGCGGCCAGCGTGCCGAACAACCCGCGCATGCTCGCCCACCTTTCCCAAGCCGGCGCCCGCTGGCCGAAGGTGAAGGAGCACGCCCTCCGCGGCTGGGTCCTGTGCAGCGACGGCCGGCTCTACCACCCCGTGGTGGCGGAGAAGGCGCTGGCGGCCTGGGAGAAGCGCGGCGCGCATCGCACGAGGCGGGAGAGCGCCGCGGAACGGCAGCGCCGGGCCCGCGAGGAGCGTGACCGCCTCTTCGAGCAGGCACGCGGGCGGGGCCTCACAGTGTCCTGGAATGCCAGCACCGCCGACCTGCGCGCGATGCTGGCGGAGACGCCCGACGACGTGACAGGCCCATCCCCGTCACATGACCCCGCACACCCTGTCACGCGTGACAGGTCGGAACCTGTCACGGAACCTGTCACGCCCCGTCACGACCTCGCACGGCTAAGAGAGGGAGAGGGAGAGGGAGAGGGAGAAAGAAGAAGAGCTACGCTCTCGTCGCCTGACGGCGACGCGCCCGCTGCCGGGGCTGGTGGGGGTTCCTCGCCAGCGCCACCCCCCGAGGTCGCGGCAGCCGGCCCGAGCCCCGTGGACGAGGCGCTCGCGGCCTGGGAGGCGATCTGCGTCCCGGCCGGGCTGTCCCGGGTCGCCAAGGTCACCGACAGCCGGAAGCGCGCCATCGCGGCGAGGTTGCGCGGCGACTTCGGCGGAGACCTGGACCGGTGGCGCGGCTACCTGCGCCGGATCGCCTCGTCCGGGTTCTGCCTCGGCGGCGGCGACAAGGGCTGGAAGGCCGACATCGATTGGGCGGCGAAGCCCGACAGCGTCGTGCGGGTCGCGGAGGGCAAGTACGACGACCGCGGTTCCGGAGGCGCGCCGGCGAAGCCCGCTCGCGAGCTGAACGAGAGCTACTGGGACCGCCCCCCGAGCGCAGTGCGACAGTTGCCAAAGCCCACGCTCGGGACGCCTGAGCGCCTCGCCTGGGACGAGGCGCAATTCAACCGATCCGCCCCTCACCCCGTGACCCGGAAGAGCTACGCCCCCACATGAGCGCGCCCGACAACCTGCCCGAGCTCCTGGGCGAGCACGGCATCCGCCTGAAGCGCTACGCGGCCGGGCACACCGAGCGCCTGCGCTGTCCCCGCTGCGAGGGCGGGCGGAGCCGGGAGGAGTGCCTGGCCGTCACCATCGACCCGGACGGCGAGGGCGCCGTGTGGGTCTGCCACCGCGGCCACTGCGGCTGGACCGACGGCGCGCACCTGCCGCGGCGCGATGGCGGCCAGGGGTGGCGGCGCGAGGTGGAGCCGCCGCGCGAGGTGCTCCAGCCCACGCCGCACCGGGAGGACCAGCAGCGCCGGCCGGAGGGGCTGTACGCCTGGTTCCGGGCCCGCGGCATCAGCCAGGAGACCGTGGACGCATTCGGCATCTACGAGACCACGAAGCGCTTCAGGCAGCCCGGCGACACCTGGCAGGACAAGCCTGCCATCGTCTTCCCCTACCTGTTCGAGGGGCGGCTGGTGAACCGGAAGTACCGCTCCCTGGACAAGGAGCTGATGCAGGACAAGGCGCCGATGCCGACCCTGTTCAACATCGACGCGGTGACCGGCGACGACGTGCTGATCTGGGTCGAGGGCGAGCCGGACGTGATGGCCGTGCATGAGGCGGGGTATCCGCAGGTGGTCAGCCTGAAGGATGGCGCGTCGAAGCGTGTGCTGGCGGCCGACGACCCAAAGCGCCAGGAGCAGAAGCGCTACCTCGCCCTCGGCACGCACGCCGAGCGGCTGGACAAGATCGCCAAGCACATCCTGGCCGGCGATGGCGACGAGCCGGGCAAGGCCCTGCGAGAGGAGATGGCCCGGCGCCTCGGCTTCCACCGCTGCTGGTTCGTGATCTGGCCGGAGGGCTGCAAGGACGCGGGCGACGTGCTGCGCCTGCACGGGCCCGAGCGGGTGCGGGAGTGCATCGAGGCGGCGCAGCCCTACCCGATCGAGGGCGTGTACCGGATCCAGCCGGGCGATCTGGTCGCGCTGCGGAACCAGGGCAAGCCGCCCGTGCTGTCCACCGGCACGCGGGCGACGGACGCCATCATGGCGCTGCCCAGCGAGGGGCGGCTGATCGTCATCACC
This genomic window from Pararoseomonas sp. SCSIO 73927 contains:
- a CDS encoding DUF1376 domain-containing protein; protein product: MTQDARPEPLTPPDCDLRDFQHMQLDVRRLLTSETWVLGTAEEKVAALTLWLESWHQQPAASVPNNPRMLAHLSQAGARWPKVKEHALRGWVLCSDGRLYHPVVAEKALAAWEKRGAHRTRRESAAERQRRAREERDRLFEQARGRGLTVSWNASTADLRAMLAETPDDVTGPSPSHDPAHPVTRDRSEPVTEPVTPRHDLARLREGEGEGEGERRRATLSSPDGDAPAAGAGGGSSPAPPPEVAAAGPSPVDEALAAWEAICVPAGLSRVAKVTDSRKRAIAARLRGDFGGDLDRWRGYLRRIASSGFCLGGGDKGWKADIDWAAKPDSVVRVAEGKYDDRGSGGAPAKPARELNESYWDRPPSAVRQLPKPTLGTPERLAWDEAQFNRSAPHPVTRKSYAPT
- a CDS encoding S24 family peptidase, giving the protein MENELEMLIRRIRERMDVMGWSERETMRQAGVNEHALRNIQKGHSPRPQTLAKLASALKVPPSYFLLAAAPQDGRPGVLQMETVFVKGAVQAGVWTDALEWDPGDWIEIQAPTDPRLPKGAERFGLLVRGRSMDRVYPPGSMLICVRYYDLLRGPKTGDDVIVMRRSVQLGGFEATVKEYQMDEEGRHVLWPRSTDPAFQAPIVIPQGAAPVASPNGSFATQDWDHAAFHQAGEPDVLITSRVISVLMDRATDL
- a CDS encoding bifunctional DNA primase/helicase, translated to MSAPDNLPELLGEHGIRLKRYAAGHTERLRCPRCEGGRSREECLAVTIDPDGEGAVWVCHRGHCGWTDGAHLPRRDGGQGWRREVEPPREVLQPTPHREDQQRRPEGLYAWFRARGISQETVDAFGIYETTKRFRQPGDTWQDKPAIVFPYLFEGRLVNRKYRSLDKELMQDKAPMPTLFNIDAVTGDDVLIWVEGEPDVMAVHEAGYPQVVSLKDGASKRVLAADDPKRQEQKRYLALGTHAERLDKIAKHILAGDGDEPGKALREEMARRLGFHRCWFVIWPEGCKDAGDVLRLHGPERVRECIEAAQPYPIEGVYRIQPGDLVALRNQGKPPVLSTGTRATDAIMALPSEGRLIVITGIPNHGKSTWAMFVKAHIMRHHQRRFAIFSPEMEPWKRFVAHMGSVLWEKPYYRSAAGDEMTDAELREAEAYLNPRVAMLVADPDKENQAPTLDWLLERARLEVLRSGVTDLFIDPWNELEHRRSREFSETEYVGRALQRLRSFMRRHSCNVWVVAHPTKLHPEKPGKKVLPPTPYDIAGSANWANKADVAITVHTEGGQTQIHLQKARFQEWGRRGSVAYLELDQRCGVYSDAPVPLPGEDE
- a CDS encoding DnaB-like helicase N-terminal domain-containing protein; this encodes MANALILTGSTGRIILGPESDGTHGRIMLRIEDRGSDASASQTAILGDRHIRKIVDYLQGRAALNVPPSDIEAEQLVLGSVLAHTEFFRILVQDVSRRVFVDPVHQRIWDAIELLHGKGVAPTTEALRDYFECNDDLGEVGGPAYLTQLASRSCTLIVAAQLAGKLEDMRLAREAMAGRYDTDADIPF